A window of the Tripterygium wilfordii isolate XIE 37 chromosome 12, ASM1340144v1, whole genome shotgun sequence genome harbors these coding sequences:
- the LOC120010311 gene encoding RING-H2 finger protein ATL7-like encodes MSHVKSDPPTSHRHPSSHVASTELKLYQAFVFSVPIFFTFVLLFLFYLFYLRPRRADWASLRMRRSLQHNNHDISGAELGLRKELREMLPIIVYKETFSITDSQCSVCLGEYQADDRLQQIPACGHTFHMECIDHWLSNHTTCPLCRLSLLASAKATSESPDIQVQIGHEVYASENGVETSDRLGNGTEEEERRSMHADQGRDSGDARNEPEEQENSRDSL; translated from the exons ATGTCTCATGTCAAATCAGATCCACCTACTAGTCATCGCCATCCATCTTCACATGTAGCTTCAACCGAGCTCAAGCTCTACCAAGCTTTTGTCTTCTCCGTTCCAATATTCTTCACTTTCGTTCTTCTCTTCCTGTTCTACTTGTTCTACCTTCGCCCTAGGAGGGCTGACTGGGCATCTCTTCGAATGAGAAGATCATTACAACACAACAACCATGACATCTCAGGA GCTGAGTTGGGCTTGAGAAAAGAATTGAGAGAGATGCTGCCCATTATTGTATACAAGGAAACCTTCTCTATCACAGATTCACA ATGCTCAGTCTGCCTAGGTGAATATCAAGCGGATGATAGGCTTCAACAAATACCTGCATGTGGTCACACATTTCACATGGAATGCATTGATCATTGGCTTAGTAACCACACAACTTGTCCACTCTGTCGCCTTTCCCTCCTTGCTTCTGCTAAAGCTACTAGTGAATCTCCTGATATCCAAGTACAAATTGGTCACGAAGTTTATGCCTCAGAAAATGGGGTTGAAACGTCTGATCGGCTAGGGAATGgtactgaagaagaagaaagaagatccATGCATGCTGATCAGGGGAGAGATTCTGGAGATGCGAGAAATGAACCTGAGGAACAGGAAAATAGTAGAGATAGTCTGTAA